Below is a genomic region from Candidatus Eisenbacteria bacterium.
TGTTCCCTCTCTCACCGCGTCGATCGCGGGAGTTCCCGGCCGCGGGAACTCCCGCGACTCTCCAAGAACACGCCGCCCACCCATGCTTTCTAACTACTATTCGATTGTTCCACCATAACAGATATCCCTGCAAGAAGAAACAGTATATCCCGGGCTACGAGCCGAGAGCAGGGGCTCGCAACCCTAGGCGCGACAACGAAATGCGAGATGGGAAGCGCGGCGGGCTCTTCAGGATAGGCTGCGAGCCCCGCCCGCGTAGCTGGATAAACGTGGGCGAGAAGTCCGAGGATCGGATCTCCCTTGGCTCGCCGCTGGAACGTGCGGCCTCCCGTCCGCTTCATTCCCGTTCCATCCGGTCGAGCGGGCTTCGAACGCCTCGCCCTCCCCGGTTGAGCACGTGGGTGTAGATCATCGTCGTCGCGACATCGCTGTGCCCCAGGAGTTCCTGAATCGTCCGGATGTCATACCCGTCTTCCAGGAGGTGCGTCGCGAACGAATGGCGGAGCGTGTGGCAAGAAGCCCGCTTCGGGATTCCCGATCGGAGCACCGCCTCGCGCACGGCCCGCTGGAGCACCGACTCGTGCAGGTGATGCCTCCTTCTCCGTCCCGTCCTTCCGTCGGTGTAGAAGCGAGCGGCTGGGAACACCCACTGCCACGCCCATTCCCAGGGGGCTCTCGGATACTTGCGCTCCAAAGCATCCGGCAGTTCCACGCTTCCAAGGCCTTTTCGAAGATCGGCCTCATGCTGCTGCTTGACCTTTTCCAGATGAGACCGGAGCGGCTGTATGACCGCCGCCGGGAGCATCGTGATCCGGTCCTTGCGGCCCTTTCCGTCCCGCACGGTGATCTCCCGCCGAGCGAAGTCGATGTCCTTGACCCGCAGGCGCGCACACTCGAGGAGCCGAAGTCCCGCGCCGTAGAGAAGCGAGGCCATGATCCACTCGATTCCTCGGAGCTGTCGAAGAATCGCGGCCGCCTCGCCCCGCGTCAAGACCACCGGAAGCCGCGCGGGTCGCTTGGCGCGAAGAACGCCGTCGATCCATTCCAACTCGATGCCGAGGACGTGCCGATAGAGAAAGAGGAGCGCGCCGAGCGCTTGATTCTGAGTCGACGCGCTCACCTTCTTCCGCGCCGCGAGATCGGAGAGAAACGCGGCGACTTCGGTCGCCCCCATCTCCTTCGGATGCCTCATGCCGTGGAAGCGGATGAAGCGCACGATCCAGCCGGCGTACGCCTTCTCGGTTCTCCGGCTGTAATGGCGGGCGCGAATCGCCTCGCGTACCTGATCGAGCAGTCGGGGCGCAGAGTAAGGCGGAGGGGTTGATTCGGAAACCACAAGGGCTGAGCCGATCGCTCGCCGCGTGGTCTGCGGAGCGGAGCGACACTCCCGTGCCGGGGCGTACCGCATGGATCGTTCTCCCATGCGGCGTAGGCGAGCCCATTCTCGCATGGGATCCGGACGGAGACAAGCCCGGTCTTCCGGCGGCGCAGAGGATCGCGCCGCTCGTTTCCCGCGCGCGGCAGGCCCTCTCTCCCCTCACCCCCAGTAATCGATCCGGCATCCGCAGCCGTCCCAAATCCGTTCGTGAGCATCGAGGCGGGCGCGGAGAAAGCGATAAGCCTCCTCGCGCGAGGTGAAGCGCCGGACCAGTATCTCCTTTCGATCGGAAGTTTCCTGGAAGAGGATCGCGTCGCCGGTTCGAAGAACACGGATCGGATCGATTCCCGGGGGGCGCTCTTCCTTCAGGATCTCGGAACCCGAGAGAAGCGCGCGAAGCGTCTCGTCTTCGACCCGGACGACCGGCTTCGCTTCCAGCTCTCGGAGCAGATCGTGCATTTCCATACGATCGATCCCTAAATCGCCAGCTCGCCCGCGTCGTCTCACCGGAGCATGAGCAGCCCGACCCCGAGGATCGCGATGAACGCTCCGGCGATCTCCTTCGCCGACGGGCG
It encodes:
- a CDS encoding integron integrase — its product is MRYAPARECRSAPQTTRRAIGSALVVSESTPPPYSAPRLLDQVREAIRARHYSRRTEKAYAGWIVRFIRFHGMRHPKEMGATEVAAFLSDLAARKKVSASTQNQALGALLFLYRHVLGIELEWIDGVLRAKRPARLPVVLTRGEAAAILRQLRGIEWIMASLLYGAGLRLLECARLRVKDIDFARREITVRDGKGRKDRITMLPAAVIQPLRSHLEKVKQQHEADLRKGLGSVELPDALERKYPRAPWEWAWQWVFPAARFYTDGRTGRRRRHHLHESVLQRAVREAVLRSGIPKRASCHTLRHSFATHLLEDGYDIRTIQELLGHSDVATTMIYTHVLNRGGRGVRSPLDRMERE